The following are encoded together in the Bos mutus isolate GX-2022 chromosome 3, NWIPB_WYAK_1.1, whole genome shotgun sequence genome:
- the ADAMTS4 gene encoding A disintegrin and metalloproteinase with thrombospondin motifs 4, protein MSLSPQAAERSFSKPGQGGLGAQMASVPPSYSISAMSHMDSHPGRGLADGWLWGIQPRLLLPTVPVSGSRLVWLLLLASLLPSAWPASPLPREEEIVFPEKLNGSVLPGLGAPARLLYRLPAFGETLLLELEKDPGVQVEGLTVQYLGRAPELLGGAEPGTYLTGTINGDPESVASLHWDGGALLGVLQYRGTELHIQPLEGGAPNSAGGPGAHILRRKSPVSGQGPMCNVKAPPGKPSPSPRRAKRFASLSRFVETLVVADDKMAAFHGAGLKRYLLTVMAAAAKAFKHPSIRNPVSLVVTRLVVLGPGEEGPQVGPSAAQTLRSFCAWQRGLNTPDDADPGHFDTAILFTRQDLCGVSTCDTLGMADVGTVCDPARSCAIVEDDGLQSAFTAAHELGHVFSMLHDNSKQCTGLNGPESTSRHVMAPVMAHVDPEEPWSPCSARFITDFLDNGFGHCLLDKPEAPLHLPVTFPGKDYDADRQCQLTFGPDSRHCPQLPPPCAALWCSGHLNGHAMCQTKHSPWADGTPCGPAQACMGGRCLHVDQLQAFNVPQAGGWGPWGSWGDCSRSCGGGVQFSSRDCTRPVPRNGGKYCEGRRTRFRSCNTQDCPTGSALTFREEQCAAYNHRTDLFKNFPGPMDWVPRYTGVAPRDQCKLTCQTRALGYYYVLDPRVADGTPCSPDSSSVCVQGRCIHAGCDRVIGSKKKFDKCMVCGGDGSSCSKQSGSFKKFRYGYNNVVTIPAGATHILVRQQGSPSVRSLYLALKLPDGSYALNGEYTLIPSPTDVVLPGAVSLRYSGATAASETLSGHGPLAEPLTLQVLVAGNPQNARLRYSFFVPRPRPVPSTPRPTPQDWLRRKSQILEILRRRSWAGRK, encoded by the exons ATGAGTCTGAGCCCCCAGGCTGCAGAGAGGAGCTTTTCGAAGCCGGGACAGGGAGGACTTGGTGCCCAGATggcctcagtccctcccagctaCAGCATCAGTGCCATGTCCCACATGGACTCGCATCCCGGGAGGGGCTTGGCGGACGGCTGGCTGTGGGGAATCCAACCCCGCCTGCTGCTCCCCACTGTGCCCGTCTCCGGCTCCAGGCtagtgtggctgctgctgctagcctcccttctgccctcagcctggccggccagccccctcccccggGAGGAGGAGATCGTGTTTCCAGAGAAGCTCAACGGCAGCGTCCTGCCTGGTTTGGGCGCCCCTGCCAGGCTGTTGTACCGCTTGCCAGCCTTTGGGGAGACGCTGCTGCTAGAGCTGGAGAAGGACCCCGGCGTGCAGGTTGAGGGGCTGACGGTGCAATACTTGGGCCGAGCACCTGAGCTGCTAGGTGGGGCGGAGCCAGGCACCTACCTCACCGGCACCATCAACGGAGATCCGGAGTCGGTGGCATCTCTGCACTGGGACGGGGGAGCACTTTTAGGGGTGCTGCAGTACCGAGGGACTGAACTCCACATCCAGCCCCTGGAGGGAGGCGCGCCTAACTCCGCTGGGGGGCCTGGGGCTCACATCCTACGCCGGAAGAGTCCTGTCAGCGGCCAGGGCCCCATGTGCAACGTCAAGGCTCCTCCTGGGaaacccagccccagcccccgaAGGGCTAAG CGCTTTGCCTCACTGAGCAGATTTGTGGAGACTCTGGTGGTGGCAGATGACAAGATGGCGGCATTCCATGGTGCAGGGCTCAAGCGCTACCTGCTGACAGTTATGGCAGCGGCGGCCAAGGCCTTCAAGCACCCGAGCATCCGCAACCCCGTCAGCTTGGTGGTGACTCGGCTAGTGGTTCTGGGGCCAGGTGAGGAAGGGCCCCAAGTGGGCCCCAGTGCCGCCCAGACCCTGCGCAGCTTCTGTGCCTGGCAACGAGGACTCAACACCCCTGACGACGCGGACCCTGGCCACTTTGACACAGCCATTCTGTTTACCCGGCAG GACCTGTGCGGAGTTTCTACCTGTGACACTCTAGGCATGGCTGACGTGGGCACCGTGTGTGACCCCGCCCGGAGCTGTGCCATTGTGGAGGATGATGGGCTGCAGTCAGCTTTCACCGCTGCTCATGAACTGG GCCATGTCTTCAGCATGCTCCATGACAACTCGAAGCAATGCACTGGTCTGAATGGGCCTGAGAGCACCTCCCGCCACGTCATGGCTCCTGTGATGGCTCACGTGGATCCCGAGGAGCCCTGGTCCCCCTGCAGCGCCCGCTTCATCACTGACTTCCTAGACAATGGCTTCG GGCACTGTCTCCTAGACAAGCCGGAGGCTCCTCTGCATCTGCCCGTGACCTTCCCCGGCAAGGACTACGACGCTGACCGCCAGTGCCAGCTGACCTTTGGGCCTGACTCGCGCCATTGTCCACAGCTGCCGCCGCCCTGTGCTGCCCTCTGGTGCTCTGGCCATCTGAATGGCCATGCCATGTGCCAGACCAAGCACTCACCCTGGGCCGACGGTACCCCTTGCGGGCCCGCACAGGCTTGTATGGGTGGCCGCTGCCTCCATGTGGACCAGCTCCAGGCTTTCAAT GTCCCACAGGCTGGTGGCTGGGGTCCCTGGGGATCGTGGGGTGACTGCTCTCGGAGCTGTGGGGGTGGCGTCCAGTTCTCTTCCCGGGACTGCACACGGCCCGTCCCCCGGAATGGTGGCAAGTACTGTGAGGGCCGCCGTACCCGCTTCCGTTCCTGCAACACCCAGGACTGCCCAACTGGCTCAG CACTGACCTTCCGCGAAGAGCAGTGTGCTGCCTACAACCACCGCACTGACCTCTTCAAGAACTTCCCCGGGCCCATGGACTGGGTTCCTCGCTACACTGGTGTGGCCCCCCGGGACCAGTGCAAACTCACCTGCCAGACCCGGGCACTGGGCTACTATTACGTGCTGGACCCACGG gTGGCAGATGGGACCCCCTGTTCCCCGGACAGCTCCTCAGTCTGTGTCCAGGGCCGCTGCATCCATGCCGGCTGTGACCGCGTCATTGGCTCCAAAAAGAAGTTCGACAAGTGCATGGTGTGTGGTGGGGATGGTTCCAGCTGCAGCAAGCAGTCTGGCTCCTTCAAAAAATTCAG GTACGGATACAACAACGTGGTCACCATCCCCGCTGGGGCCACCCACATCCTGGTGCGACAGCAGGGGAGCCCTAGCGTCCGGAGCCTCTACCTGGCCCTGAAGCTCCCCGATGGCTCCTATGCCCTCAATGGTGAATACACGCTGATCCCGTCCCCCACAGACGTGGTACTGCCCGGGGCCGTCAGCCTGCGCTACAGCGGGGCCACTGCAGCCTCGGAGACACTGTCAGGACACGGGCCCCTGGCTGAGCCCTTAACGCTGCAGGTCCTAGTGGCTGGCAACCCGCAGAACGCCCGCCTCAGATACAGCTTCTTCGTGCCGCGACCGCGACCAGTCCCCTCCACGCCACGCCCCACTCCCCAGGACTGGCTGCGCCGCAAGTCACAGATTCTGGAGATCCTCCGGCGGCGCTCCTGGGCCGGCAGGAAATAA